In Asanoa sp. WMMD1127, one genomic interval encodes:
- a CDS encoding PHP domain-containing protein, which translates to MGHGHGHHHHHHDEVGSGGGDLPAALDLSTPDEELRPEDRTRRAFLRRAGLLGAGVAAAGALAGAGVNALPAAAHGRDDEHGGGDDKDGNDGKSGSFRWLAGDHHIHTLYSSDGLYRVVDQVQHGRAYGLDWMVITDHGSAAHAKIGVEKVNPDIRNAREAFKDTLVFQGLEWNIPAAEHGTVFVHPGRNEVSVLKEFENSFDSSVKGAGDSTPANEALAISGLNFLEDAVRRGKVEHALFLANHPARNGIDSPHEVRGWRDAAPGIAIGWEGAPGHQAAGLSKANGGPGSARGFYGNSPSANSFPYPLESYRTWGGFDWFTATVGGLWDSLLAEGKPWWITANSDAHTIFLETAVRGSTDFNALGHYFDPVHGGTINTTNGDFWPGYYSKTHVGATTDSYKAVMDGLRLGRVWVDHGGLLAGLDMRVRKAGDRSRDGGTPLGGTVSVKRGTALELVISIDLAVLPNFAEFVPKLARVDVIRGKVTGRVQDRDTFTTPNTRVEKSFEVGAGQKKVSFTYALGRADSSYYVRVRGTDGNRVAPGYLGTSVDPHGPAIDVVGDADPWADLWFYTNPIFVETH; encoded by the coding sequence ATGGGCCACGGCCATGGGCACCACCACCACCATCATGACGAGGTCGGGAGCGGCGGCGGCGACCTGCCCGCCGCTCTCGACCTGTCGACCCCGGACGAGGAGCTTCGCCCGGAGGACCGGACCCGTCGCGCGTTCCTGCGCCGGGCGGGCCTGCTCGGCGCGGGCGTAGCGGCCGCGGGTGCGTTGGCGGGTGCCGGCGTCAACGCTCTGCCGGCTGCCGCGCACGGCCGGGACGACGAGCACGGCGGCGGGGACGACAAGGACGGGAATGACGGCAAGAGCGGCAGCTTCAGGTGGCTCGCCGGTGACCACCACATCCACACGCTCTACAGCAGCGACGGGCTGTACCGGGTCGTCGACCAGGTCCAGCACGGCCGGGCGTACGGCCTGGACTGGATGGTCATCACCGACCACGGCAGCGCGGCGCACGCCAAGATCGGCGTCGAGAAGGTCAACCCCGACATCCGCAACGCGCGCGAGGCGTTCAAGGACACCCTGGTCTTCCAGGGTCTGGAGTGGAACATCCCGGCGGCCGAGCACGGCACCGTGTTCGTGCACCCGGGCCGCAACGAGGTCTCGGTCCTCAAGGAGTTCGAGAACTCGTTCGACTCGAGCGTCAAGGGCGCCGGCGACTCGACGCCGGCCAACGAGGCGCTGGCGATCTCGGGCCTCAACTTCCTCGAGGACGCCGTGCGGCGGGGCAAGGTCGAGCACGCGCTGTTCCTGGCGAACCACCCGGCCCGCAACGGCATCGACTCGCCCCACGAGGTCCGCGGCTGGCGCGACGCCGCCCCCGGCATCGCGATCGGCTGGGAGGGCGCGCCCGGTCACCAGGCGGCCGGCCTGTCCAAGGCGAACGGCGGCCCCGGCAGCGCCCGCGGCTTCTACGGCAACAGCCCGTCGGCCAACTCGTTCCCGTACCCGCTGGAGAGCTACCGCACCTGGGGTGGCTTCGACTGGTTCACCGCGACCGTCGGTGGCCTCTGGGACAGCCTGCTCGCCGAGGGCAAGCCGTGGTGGATCACCGCGAACTCGGACGCGCACACCATCTTCCTGGAGACCGCGGTCCGGGGCAGCACCGACTTCAACGCACTCGGCCACTACTTCGACCCGGTGCACGGCGGCACGATCAACACCACCAACGGTGACTTCTGGCCGGGCTACTACAGCAAGACCCACGTCGGCGCGACGACCGACAGCTACAAGGCCGTGATGGACGGCCTGCGGCTCGGCCGGGTCTGGGTCGACCACGGTGGCCTGCTGGCCGGGCTCGACATGCGGGTCCGCAAGGCCGGCGACCGGTCGCGCGACGGCGGCACGCCCCTGGGCGGGACCGTCTCCGTCAAGCGGGGCACCGCGCTCGAGCTGGTCATCTCGATCGACCTGGCGGTGCTGCCGAACTTCGCGGAGTTCGTGCCGAAGCTGGCCCGCGTCGACGTGATCCGGGGCAAGGTGACCGGCCGCGTCCAGGACAGGGACACCTTCACCACCCCGAACACCCGCGTCGAGAAGTCCTTCGAGGTCGGCGCGGGCCAGAAGAAGGTCTCCTTCACGTACGCCCTCGGGCGCGCCGACAGCTCTTACTACGTGCGGGTCCGGGGCACCGACGGCAACCGCGTCGCGCCGGGTTACCTCGGCACGTCGGTCGACCCGCACGGCCCGGCCATCGACGTGGTCGGCGACGCGGACCCGTGGGCCGACCTGTGGTTCTACACCAACCCCATCTTCGTCGAGACCCACTGA
- a CDS encoding alpha/beta fold hydrolase has translation MAEFVLVPGARLGAWAWADVVPQLRAAGHGAHPLTLSGLAEKRGVPAGQQTHVRDIIDEVERQDLRDVVLVGHSYSGIPVGQAAERIGDRLARVVFLDSSVPVDGEAFVSAWPDDGAAMAALFAANGGFWPVPPATHFAGHGLTDEQIARIVAGATPHPGATLTEPASLAGSLGELPATYVHCLLPGDELDDDVRELLTSERWRLVTMETGHWPMFSQPRELAGILLDAAERHPLIG, from the coding sequence ATGGCGGAGTTCGTACTCGTCCCCGGCGCGCGGCTCGGGGCCTGGGCGTGGGCCGACGTGGTGCCGCAGCTGCGCGCGGCCGGCCACGGCGCCCACCCGTTGACGCTGTCCGGCCTCGCCGAGAAGCGGGGCGTGCCGGCCGGCCAGCAGACCCACGTGCGGGACATCATCGACGAGGTCGAGCGCCAGGACCTGCGCGACGTCGTCCTGGTGGGACACAGCTACTCGGGCATCCCGGTCGGGCAGGCCGCCGAGCGGATCGGTGACCGGCTGGCCCGCGTGGTCTTCCTCGATTCCAGCGTTCCGGTCGACGGCGAGGCGTTCGTCTCGGCCTGGCCGGACGACGGCGCGGCGATGGCGGCACTGTTCGCCGCGAACGGCGGGTTCTGGCCGGTCCCGCCCGCGACCCACTTCGCCGGTCACGGTCTCACCGACGAGCAGATCGCCCGGATCGTCGCGGGCGCGACGCCGCACCCGGGCGCCACCCTGACCGAGCCCGCCAGCCTGGCCGGGTCACTCGGCGAGCTGCCGGCGACCTACGTCCACTGCCTGCTCCCGGGCGACGAGCTCGACGACGACGTGCGCGAGCTGCTGACCAGCGAGCGCTGGCGGCTGGTCACGATGGAGACCGGTCACTGGCCGATGTTCTCCCAGCCCCGCGAGCTGGCGGGGATCCTGCTCGACGCGGCGGAGCGGCATCCACTGATCGGTTGA
- a CDS encoding ABC transporter ATP-binding protein produces the protein MTTVIEVHELHKRYGAKVAVDEVSFQVEEGEIFGILGSNGAGKTTTVECVEGLRRADRGTIRVLGLDPVRDRAELTQQLGVQLQDAHLPDKLRVGEALDLYRSFYRRPADPAALMAALGLDSIRNTRFSKLSGGQQQRLSIALALIGNPRVAVLDELTTGLDPRARRETWRLIEDVRASGVTILLVTHFMDEAERLCDRVAVIEAGRVRAVDTPAALIKRAAADLGVERATLEDAFVALTGEQTDVH, from the coding sequence ATGACAACGGTCATCGAAGTGCACGAGCTGCACAAGAGGTACGGCGCGAAGGTCGCCGTCGACGAGGTGTCGTTCCAGGTCGAGGAAGGCGAGATCTTCGGCATCCTGGGCTCGAACGGCGCGGGCAAGACCACGACCGTCGAGTGCGTCGAAGGGCTGCGCCGCGCCGACCGCGGCACGATCCGCGTGCTCGGGCTCGACCCGGTGCGCGACCGGGCCGAGCTGACCCAGCAGCTCGGCGTCCAGTTGCAGGACGCCCACCTGCCCGACAAGCTGCGGGTCGGCGAGGCGCTCGACCTCTACCGGTCGTTCTACCGGCGACCGGCCGACCCGGCCGCGCTGATGGCGGCGCTGGGGCTCGACAGCATCCGCAACACCCGCTTCAGCAAGCTCTCGGGCGGCCAGCAGCAGCGGCTGTCCATCGCCCTCGCGCTGATCGGCAACCCGCGGGTCGCGGTGCTCGACGAGCTGACCACGGGCCTCGACCCCCGCGCCCGGCGGGAGACCTGGCGGCTCATCGAGGACGTCCGGGCCAGCGGGGTCACGATCCTGCTGGTCACCCACTTCATGGACGAGGCCGAGCGCCTCTGCGACCGGGTCGCGGTGATCGAGGCCGGCCGCGTGCGGGCCGTCGACACCCCGGCCGCACTGATCAAGCGAGCGGCCGCCGACCTCGGTGTCGAGCGGGCCACGTTGGAAGACGCCTTCGTCGCACTCACCGGGGAGCAGACCGATGTCCACTGA
- a CDS encoding ABC transporter permease has translation MSTDALRRLTAAEFILFLRDKVGPIFGLLFPTALLCVFGNINFFTDPKNGIDGQPLLYTYTPILVGFVIAMLAINTLPPTLATYREQGVLRRLRTTPVGPARVLAAQFVICLATALVSVVLLLAVARLAFDVPLPRQPVAFALSAVLAALALIGIAVLVAAVTPTGKAANAIGSVLFYVMMFFAGLWLPIEAMPPVLRHVSEATPLGAAVQALSDATAGDWPPAWRLLLLGGYVVVTALLGVRLFRWE, from the coding sequence ATGTCCACTGACGCCCTGCGCCGGCTCACGGCCGCCGAGTTCATCCTGTTTCTGCGGGACAAGGTCGGGCCGATCTTCGGCCTGCTCTTCCCGACCGCGCTGCTGTGCGTCTTCGGCAACATCAACTTCTTCACCGACCCGAAGAACGGCATCGACGGGCAGCCGCTGCTCTACACGTACACGCCGATCCTGGTGGGCTTCGTGATCGCGATGCTCGCGATCAACACGCTGCCGCCGACCCTGGCGACCTACCGGGAGCAGGGGGTGCTGCGCCGGCTGCGGACCACCCCGGTCGGCCCGGCCCGGGTTTTGGCCGCGCAGTTCGTGATCTGCCTGGCGACGGCGCTGGTCTCGGTCGTCCTGTTGCTCGCGGTGGCGCGGCTGGCGTTCGACGTGCCCCTGCCCCGGCAGCCCGTGGCGTTCGCGTTGAGCGCCGTGCTCGCCGCCCTCGCGCTGATCGGCATCGCGGTGCTGGTCGCCGCCGTGACGCCGACCGGCAAGGCGGCCAACGCGATCGGGTCGGTGCTGTTCTACGTGATGATGTTCTTCGCCGGCCTGTGGCTGCCGATCGAGGCGATGCCACCGGTGCTGCGGCACGTGAGCGAGGCCACACCGCTGGGCGCGGCCGTCCAGGCGCTGAGCGACGCCACCGCCGGCGACTGGCCACCGGCGTGGCGGCTGCTCCTGCTCGGCGGCTACGTCGTCGTGACCGCGCTGCTCGGCGTCCGTCTCTTCCGGTGGGAGTAG
- a CDS encoding sensor histidine kinase produces MRNAMPLENITPNEARWFRYANLAPYGLLVILAAVSPSLTDSPAETLLVLGLCLLAAVWVLCLYTLRPAARVRPVPMVVFFLGFLAILLALVVIAPWFGFLTPAGYYFAFGVLPWPWRIPGVAAVAVAAGTAQASGISIDGPSGIAWHVAIILVNAAPMCAFAYVDWHSDVERVERRRAMADLSEANRRLEATLAENAGLHERLLAQARETAVHDERQRMAGEIHDTLAQGLTGIVTQLQAAEQAAGEPDRWRRHLSAATDLARESLREARRSVHALRPEPLRGARLAEALAGVADQWSVRHGIPVEVTTTGTQRPMPPDVELALLRTAQEALANVAAHAGAGRVGLTLSYLDGEVALDVRDDGCGFDPAGPPASAKGGGYGLVAMRQRIEGVSGTLQVESEPRVGTAISAAVPA; encoded by the coding sequence ATGCGGAACGCGATGCCGCTGGAGAACATCACCCCCAACGAGGCCCGGTGGTTCCGGTACGCCAACCTCGCGCCGTACGGGCTGCTGGTGATCCTGGCCGCCGTCAGCCCGTCGCTGACCGACTCGCCAGCTGAGACGCTGCTGGTCCTCGGGCTCTGCCTGCTCGCGGCGGTCTGGGTCCTGTGCCTCTACACGCTGCGGCCGGCCGCCCGGGTGCGGCCGGTGCCGATGGTGGTGTTCTTCCTCGGGTTCCTGGCCATCCTGCTGGCGCTGGTGGTGATCGCGCCCTGGTTCGGGTTCCTGACGCCGGCGGGCTACTACTTCGCGTTCGGCGTGCTGCCGTGGCCGTGGCGGATCCCCGGAGTGGCCGCGGTCGCCGTGGCGGCGGGCACCGCGCAGGCGTCCGGCATCTCGATCGACGGCCCGTCCGGAATCGCCTGGCACGTCGCGATCATCCTGGTCAACGCGGCCCCGATGTGCGCCTTCGCCTACGTCGATTGGCACAGCGACGTGGAGCGGGTCGAACGCCGGCGGGCCATGGCCGACCTGAGCGAGGCGAACCGGCGCCTGGAGGCCACCCTGGCCGAGAACGCCGGCCTGCACGAGCGGTTGCTGGCGCAGGCCCGCGAGACCGCTGTCCACGACGAGCGGCAGCGGATGGCGGGGGAGATCCACGACACCCTGGCGCAAGGGCTGACCGGCATCGTCACCCAGCTCCAGGCGGCCGAGCAGGCGGCCGGCGAGCCCGACCGGTGGCGGCGGCACCTGTCGGCCGCCACCGACCTGGCCCGCGAGAGCCTGCGGGAGGCCCGGCGCTCCGTGCACGCCCTGCGGCCGGAGCCGTTGCGGGGCGCCCGGCTGGCCGAGGCGCTGGCCGGGGTCGCCGACCAGTGGTCGGTGCGGCACGGCATCCCGGTCGAGGTGACCACGACCGGCACGCAGCGGCCGATGCCGCCCGACGTCGAGCTCGCCCTGCTGCGGACGGCCCAGGAGGCGCTGGCCAACGTGGCCGCGCACGCCGGCGCCGGGCGGGTCGGCCTGACGTTGTCCTATCTGGACGGTGAGGTCGCGTTGGACGTGCGCGACGACGGGTGCGGCTTCGATCCGGCCGGTCCGCCCGCGTCGGCGAAGGGCGGCGGCTACGGGCTCGTCGCCATGCGGCAGCGGATCGAAGGCGTGTCCGGCACGCTCCAGGTCGAGTCGGAGCCGCGGGTCGGCACGGCGATCTCAGCGGCGGTGCCGGCATGA
- a CDS encoding response regulator transcription factor gives MITLLVVDDHPVVRNGLTGMFASDPDFDVVGEAGDGAEAVRLARALRPDVILMDLRMPGTDGVTAIGDLARLGVESRVLVLTTYDTDSYVVPAIEAGATGYLLKDAPRDELLRAVRAAARGESVLAPAVAGRLMNRVRAPGAGPLSQRELQVLELVAGGRTNREAAAALFISEATVKTHLLNIYAKLGVADRAAAVAEAFHRGLLTPKG, from the coding sequence ATGATCACGCTGTTGGTGGTCGACGACCACCCGGTCGTCCGCAACGGGCTGACCGGCATGTTCGCCAGCGATCCCGACTTCGACGTGGTTGGCGAGGCCGGCGACGGCGCCGAGGCGGTGCGGCTGGCCCGGGCGCTGCGGCCCGACGTGATCCTGATGGACCTGCGCATGCCCGGGACGGACGGGGTCACCGCGATCGGCGACCTGGCCCGGCTAGGCGTCGAGAGCCGCGTGCTGGTGCTGACGACCTACGACACCGACAGCTACGTGGTGCCGGCGATCGAGGCCGGGGCGACCGGCTACCTGCTCAAGGACGCGCCCCGCGACGAGCTGCTGCGGGCCGTGCGGGCGGCGGCCCGCGGCGAGTCGGTGCTGGCGCCCGCCGTGGCCGGACGGCTGATGAACCGCGTCCGGGCGCCGGGCGCCGGGCCGCTGAGCCAGCGCGAGCTGCAGGTGCTGGAGCTGGTGGCCGGCGGCCGCACCAACCGCGAGGCGGCCGCGGCGCTGTTCATCAGCGAGGCGACCGTCAAGACCCACCTGCTCAACATCTATGCCAAGCTCGGCGTCGCCGACCGTGCGGCGGCCGTCGCCGAGGCCTTCCACCGGGGCCTGTTGACGCCCAAGGGTTAG
- a CDS encoding DsrE family protein, with translation MPGKAVVSLITGLEDPEKVTVAFLVAVGAAEQGRPTLMFLTKEATRLAINGVATGVACEGCPPLADLVKRYAAAGGKLLVCPICFDSRKLDKGDLVDNAELGGTVPMWQWIGDEGATTFSY, from the coding sequence ATGCCTGGAAAAGCCGTCGTCAGTCTGATCACCGGCCTGGAAGACCCGGAGAAGGTCACCGTCGCCTTCCTGGTCGCGGTCGGGGCCGCGGAGCAGGGCCGGCCGACACTGATGTTCCTGACCAAGGAGGCCACCCGACTGGCCATCAACGGGGTCGCCACCGGTGTCGCCTGCGAGGGTTGCCCGCCGCTGGCCGACCTGGTCAAGCGCTATGCCGCCGCGGGCGGCAAGCTGCTCGTCTGCCCGATCTGCTTCGACTCGCGCAAGCTCGACAAGGGCGACCTGGTCGACAACGCCGAGCTCGGTGGCACGGTGCCGATGTGGCAGTGGATCGGCGACGAAGGAGCGACCACCTTCAGCTACTGA
- a CDS encoding LuxR family transcriptional regulator → MELWERAAPLGVLDELLRASAAGGRVALVAGEAGVGKSALVTEFARRAGGRARFHWGWCDPLVTPRALGPVHDIARQRGGGPLADRLAAGATPEEILAALLDDLDHPAVRPILVVEDAHWADEATLDLLVLLGRRIGRRNALLVVTYRDDEVGAAHPLHRVLAALRGTRITLTPLSAARVATEAARAGRDAETVLALTGGNPLLLTELLGTAGDGAPETVRGLILDRIRALPAAARDLAELVAVVPTRADKALLVGRDDQVDRCVAGGVLVPAGDGVAYRHELLRTAVEEALAPRRRAALHTLALETLAAADGVDPGRVAHHARAAGDAAATLHWGQVAAAEAARQGARREAAEHYRAAVAHADRLPPAERAGLLERFAIAAYLAGAAADGLAPQRAAIAIRERLGDPEPIGAAWRWLSRIAWWSGEGAEARTAADRAVAVLEALPPGQELAMAYSNQSGLRMFDYAFDEAIDLGDRARALAERFGDRETAVHAAINVGTSAMQLDRPGGRAELEAAHAAAVAGGYAVQATRALLNIAGVLAEQARFTDAAPALDRAVADAREHDLAGYLQCLLGARATVRFQAGDWAGALADADESLRLPAQGGIGRVPALVVLGRIHGARGERALARQHLDEADEHARPSREMQWVGPAKSARAEHFRWYGEPERAAAELSHALDRATREHAGPHSGELAFRFWQAGGGDRAPVDALAPYRAMIAGDWPAAAAEWDRRGGRFLRWEALALGDRAAASEALRGLDALGATQAATWLRGDLRRRGMAAVPRGPRATTARHPAGLTTRQAEVLGLLADGLSNADIASRLRLAPKTVDHHVSAVLARLGVRSRAQAAARAHKLGISPHSANGSAS, encoded by the coding sequence GTGGAGCTGTGGGAGCGAGCGGCCCCGCTGGGCGTGCTCGACGAGCTGCTGCGGGCCAGCGCGGCCGGTGGGCGGGTCGCGCTGGTCGCCGGTGAGGCCGGCGTCGGCAAGTCCGCGCTGGTGACCGAGTTCGCCCGGCGGGCCGGCGGCCGGGCCCGGTTCCACTGGGGATGGTGCGACCCGCTGGTCACCCCGCGGGCGCTCGGTCCCGTGCACGACATCGCCCGCCAGCGCGGCGGTGGCCCGCTCGCCGACCGGCTCGCGGCAGGCGCGACACCGGAGGAGATCCTCGCGGCGCTGTTGGACGACCTCGACCACCCGGCGGTGCGCCCGATCCTGGTCGTCGAGGACGCCCACTGGGCCGACGAGGCCACCCTCGACCTGCTCGTGTTGCTCGGCCGCCGGATCGGCCGGCGCAACGCGCTGCTGGTCGTCACCTATCGCGACGACGAGGTCGGCGCGGCCCACCCGCTGCACCGCGTGCTGGCCGCCCTGCGCGGCACGCGGATCACCCTGACCCCGCTGTCGGCGGCCCGCGTCGCCACCGAGGCCGCCCGGGCCGGACGGGACGCCGAGACGGTGCTCGCGCTCACCGGCGGCAACCCGCTGCTGCTCACCGAACTGCTCGGCACGGCTGGCGACGGGGCCCCGGAGACCGTACGCGGCCTGATCCTCGACCGGATCCGCGCGCTGCCGGCGGCGGCCCGCGACCTGGCCGAGCTCGTCGCCGTGGTGCCCACCCGGGCCGACAAGGCGCTGCTCGTCGGCCGTGACGACCAGGTCGACCGCTGCGTGGCCGGCGGCGTGCTGGTGCCCGCCGGCGACGGCGTCGCCTACCGCCACGAGCTGCTGCGCACGGCCGTCGAGGAGGCGCTGGCCCCGCGGCGGCGGGCCGCCCTGCACACCCTGGCGCTGGAGACGCTGGCCGCGGCGGACGGCGTCGACCCGGGCCGGGTGGCGCACCACGCCCGCGCCGCCGGCGACGCCGCCGCCACCCTCCACTGGGGACAGGTCGCGGCGGCCGAGGCCGCCCGGCAGGGCGCTCGGCGGGAGGCGGCCGAGCACTACCGGGCGGCCGTGGCGCACGCCGACCGCCTGCCGCCGGCCGAGCGGGCCGGTCTGCTGGAGCGGTTCGCGATCGCGGCCTACCTGGCCGGCGCCGCGGCCGACGGGCTGGCGCCGCAGCGCGCCGCGATCGCGATCCGCGAGCGGTTGGGCGACCCCGAACCGATCGGCGCGGCCTGGCGGTGGCTCTCCCGCATCGCCTGGTGGTCCGGCGAAGGCGCGGAGGCCCGCACCGCGGCGGACCGCGCGGTGGCGGTGCTCGAGGCGTTGCCGCCGGGTCAGGAGCTGGCCATGGCCTACAGCAACCAGTCGGGCCTGCGGATGTTCGACTACGCCTTCGACGAGGCGATCGACCTGGGCGACCGGGCGCGGGCGCTGGCCGAGCGGTTCGGCGACCGCGAGACGGCAGTGCACGCCGCGATCAACGTCGGCACCTCGGCGATGCAGCTCGACCGGCCGGGCGGGCGAGCCGAGCTCGAGGCCGCGCACGCCGCCGCCGTCGCGGGCGGCTACGCCGTCCAGGCGACCCGGGCGCTGCTCAACATCGCCGGCGTCCTGGCCGAGCAGGCGCGGTTCACGGACGCGGCGCCGGCGCTCGACCGGGCCGTGGCCGACGCCCGGGAGCACGACCTCGCCGGCTATCTCCAGTGCCTGCTCGGCGCCCGCGCCACGGTCAGGTTCCAGGCCGGCGATTGGGCCGGCGCGCTCGCCGACGCCGACGAGTCGTTGCGGCTCCCGGCGCAGGGTGGCATCGGCCGCGTGCCGGCGCTGGTCGTGCTCGGCCGGATCCACGGCGCCCGCGGCGAGCGCGCCCTGGCCCGCCAACACCTCGACGAGGCCGACGAGCACGCCCGCCCGTCGCGCGAGATGCAGTGGGTCGGCCCGGCCAAGAGCGCGCGGGCCGAGCATTTCCGCTGGTACGGCGAACCCGAGCGGGCCGCCGCCGAGCTGTCGCACGCCCTCGACCGGGCCACCCGCGAGCACGCCGGCCCGCACAGCGGCGAGCTGGCGTTCCGGTTCTGGCAGGCCGGCGGCGGCGACCGTGCGCCCGTGGACGCGCTGGCCCCGTACCGCGCGATGATCGCCGGCGACTGGCCCGCGGCGGCCGCGGAGTGGGACCGGCGCGGTGGCCGGTTCCTGCGCTGGGAGGCCCTGGCGCTCGGCGACCGGGCGGCCGCCAGCGAGGCGCTGCGTGGCCTCGACGCGCTCGGCGCCACCCAGGCGGCCACGTGGTTGCGGGGCGACCTGCGCCGCCGGGGCATGGCCGCCGTGCCGCGGGGGCCGCGGGCGACGACGGCCCGGCATCCGGCCGGGCTCACCACCCGGCAGGCCGAGGTGCTCGGGCTCCTCGCCGACGGCTTGTCGAACGCCGACATCGCCAGCCGCTTGCGGCTCGCCCCGAAGACGGTGGACCATCACGTGTCGGCGGTGCTCGCGCGGCTGGGTGTGCGCAGCCGGGCGCAGGCGGCGGCCCGCGCACACAAGTTAGGGATTTCTCCCCATTCCGCGAACGGCTCGGCTTCCTAG
- a CDS encoding VOC family protein — protein sequence MDISTIVFDSADPAKLAAFYAELTGWPATHQDDDFHVFGEGPIKLGFQRVADYRGPSWPAPGTHVHLDLSVDNLGQAVDRAIAAGATRPDRQPGDTWVVLTDPEGHPFCLSE from the coding sequence ATGGACATCTCCACGATCGTTTTCGACAGCGCCGACCCGGCCAAGCTGGCCGCCTTCTACGCCGAGCTGACCGGTTGGCCGGCCACCCACCAGGACGACGACTTCCACGTGTTCGGCGAGGGCCCGATCAAGCTCGGCTTCCAGCGGGTCGCCGACTACCGCGGCCCGAGCTGGCCGGCGCCGGGCACGCACGTGCACCTCGACCTGTCCGTCGACAACCTCGGCCAGGCGGTCGACCGCGCCATCGCCGCCGGCGCCACCAGGCCCGACCGCCAGCCCGGCGACACCTGGGTCGTCCTCACCGACCCGGAGGGTCACCCCTTCTGCCTGAGCGAATAG
- a CDS encoding AraC family transcriptional regulator has protein sequence MQSGRRLAAGSGFTITSMTCTDDHTRWSPVESRTGHAVVLPVRGRFRRMVDGVGVDLDRTVGYVAVPFAEERFAHPVGGDLCTAVAVSASLWRSVAGDRRPRAAVYVDGPLELAHRRLLRATASPDRDYRLVEELVAVLGRVARQVSTAPVPAGVGASAADRVLVARARGLLAGDDPSARGLIPLAAGLGVSPYRLSRAFSREMGVSLTHYRNRLRVGRALDRLSAGEADGARLAAELGFADQAHLCRTVRTHLGHTPTEVRMLLSG, from the coding sequence ATGCAATCCGGGCGGCGGCTCGCGGCGGGGTCGGGGTTCACGATCACGTCGATGACCTGCACCGACGACCACACCCGCTGGTCGCCGGTCGAGTCCCGCACCGGGCACGCGGTCGTGCTCCCGGTGCGTGGGCGGTTCCGCCGCATGGTCGACGGGGTGGGCGTCGACCTCGACCGCACGGTGGGCTATGTCGCGGTGCCCTTCGCCGAGGAGCGCTTCGCCCACCCGGTCGGGGGCGACCTCTGCACCGCGGTGGCGGTGTCGGCCTCGCTGTGGCGTTCGGTCGCCGGCGATCGTCGCCCTCGGGCCGCTGTCTACGTCGACGGCCCGTTGGAGCTGGCGCACCGGCGTCTCCTGCGGGCGACGGCGTCTCCTGATCGGGACTACCGGTTGGTCGAGGAGTTGGTGGCGGTCCTGGGCCGGGTGGCTCGGCAGGTCTCCACCGCGCCGGTGCCGGCCGGGGTCGGGGCCTCGGCGGCCGATCGGGTGCTCGTCGCTCGGGCTCGTGGCCTGCTCGCCGGTGACGACCCGTCGGCTCGGGGGCTGATCCCGTTGGCTGCCGGCCTGGGGGTTTCGCCTTATCGGCTGAGCCGGGCGTTCTCGCGGGAGATGGGGGTGTCGTTGACGCACTACCGCAACCGGCTGCGGGTGGGGCGGGCACTCGACCGGCTGTCCGCCGGCGAGGCCGACGGGGCCCGGCTGGCGGCGGAGCTGGGCTTCGCCGACCAGGCCCATCTGTGCCGCACCGTCCGCACCCACCTGGGCCACACCCCCACGGAGGTGCGGATGCTACTGAGCGGATAG
- a CDS encoding carbohydrate ABC transporter permease: MIGTSVKSREEIATNIGLWPDVFTPGNFRDGWQNFDVSFGRFFANSAMVALLTVVGNAVSCLVAAYAFARLRFRLRKFWFAIMIGTLLLPGHVLIIPQYVLFKQLDWVGGPWPYLPLLVPQFLATEAFFVFLMVQFMRGIPYELDEAAKIDGASPYTVFTHVIVPLSRPALVTTAIFSFIWTWNDFFRQLVFLSDLGDYTVPVALTLFIDSTSESAVGPMFAMSLLSLVPVFLFFVAFQRLLVEGINTSGLKG; encoded by the coding sequence ATGATCGGCACGTCGGTCAAGTCGCGCGAGGAGATCGCGACCAACATCGGGCTGTGGCCGGACGTGTTCACGCCCGGGAACTTCCGCGACGGCTGGCAGAACTTCGACGTGAGCTTCGGCCGCTTCTTCGCCAACAGCGCGATGGTGGCGCTGCTGACCGTGGTCGGCAACGCGGTCTCCTGCCTGGTCGCCGCCTACGCGTTCGCCCGCCTGCGCTTCCGGCTGCGCAAGTTCTGGTTCGCCATCATGATCGGGACGCTGCTGCTGCCCGGGCATGTCTTGATCATCCCGCAGTACGTGCTGTTCAAGCAGCTCGACTGGGTCGGCGGACCGTGGCCGTACCTGCCGCTGCTGGTCCCCCAGTTCCTGGCCACCGAGGCGTTCTTCGTCTTCCTCATGGTCCAGTTCATGCGCGGCATCCCCTACGAGCTCGACGAGGCCGCGAAGATCGACGGAGCGTCGCCCTACACGGTCTTCACCCACGTGATCGTGCCGCTGAGCCGGCCCGCCCTGGTCACCACGGCGATCTTCTCGTTCATCTGGACCTGGAACGACTTCTTCCGCCAGCTGGTGTTCCTGTCGGACCTGGGCGACTACACCGTCCCGGTGGCGCTGACCCTGTTCATCGACTCCACGAGCGAGAGCGCGGTCGGCCCGATGTTCGCGATGTCGCTGCTGTCGCTGGTGCCCGTCTTCCTGTTCTTCGTGGCCTTCCAACGCCTGCTGGTCGAAGGCATCAACACGAGCGGCCTGAAGGGATGA